Genomic segment of Streptococcus australis:
GTCCACTCTAGAGAGAGTCTCCTCATCGCTAATGACCGTTACTTTTTCATCTGAAACAGTTACTGTGTCGATTTTGACCCGAGAATCAATCTGACTAGGGTCAATCTCCGGCACAACGATTACATTATCTCGTTTTGCTTTTTTACCGACCTTGACTGTTATCTTTTGTGGTGTCGCAACAGCCGTCAAACCGCTAGGCAGATTTTCAATGGTTAGAGGAACTTCGATGGTCCCTACACTGGCATTGGTTAAGTCAGCTTTGACCTTGAATTTCCGAGTGCTTTCCTGCATCTCGCTTGCCAAAGCAACCCTATTTGATCCAGTTAGGAAGACGGTCACTTCAGATGTAAAACCACTGATAAAGTACTGGTCGCTGTCATACTGAATATCGATTGGGACATTAAGGACCGTATTGGTGTAGGTTTCCGTCCGCACCTGTCTGGCACTATTATTATTCTGATAGTTTGTAGAAGTCGCATAGATAAAGAGGATGCAGGCGAAAAAGAAGGAAGAAATAATATAAAGACTATTTTTTCTCATGTTTCAATCCTCCTAGCAAGCGCTCCTTCAGACCGTGTTTTTCCTCTGATGCTGGAAGTAGGATTCTTCTCAATTCAGATTCAAACTCTTCTAAGGTCAAATCGTGCTTAAAGACTCCATTATAGGTGATTGAGATTCCACCTGTTTCCTCAGAAACCACAAAGGTAAGAGCATCCGATACTTCTGACAAACCAATCGCCGCCCTGTGACGTGTCCCAAACTCCTTGGAAATCTCAGTATTTTCAGTCAGGGGTAGGTAGGCTGAAGTTACGGCAATCCGATCTTCCCTGATGATGACTGCACCATCGTGCAAGGGAGTATTGGGAATGAAAATATTGATAAGCAATTCAGCCGAAATTTTAGCATCTAAAGGGATCCCTGTCGAGATGTATTCCTGCAAGGTTCTCACTCGCTGAACCACTACAAGCGCCCCAATCTTACGCGGACTCATGTATTCGACTGATTTGACAAAGGCACGAACCATTTGCTCTTCCGCACTAATAGGGGCATTGGAAAAGAAATCTGTCGCCCGGCCCAATCTCTCCAAACCAGTCCGAATCTCTGGTGAAAAGATAACCACTGCTGCGATGACCCCGTAGGTGATAATCTGATTGATCAACCAGGAAATGGTCGTTAAACCAATCATATTAGAGAGAATCTGGGCTAGAATAAAGACCAAAACTCCCCGAACCAATATCATGATTTTAGTCCCTGCAATCGCTTTGGTAAAATGGTACAAAATATAAGTCACAATCAAAATATCAATCAGATTGATGACTATCGTCCAAGGACTTGAAAACAAACTTGTCCAGTATTGCCAATTGGATAATTGTTGAAAATTCATCCCTGGCCTCCTCCCCGTCAAAACACTTTCCGTACTATTATACCATTTTCTGCTCATTTTTTCCCCATCCTACTTCATTTTAAATTAAGCAAAATTATGATACAATAAACTGACTAGAAAAAACGAAGGAGAAATCATGTCTCAACTCTATGATATTACCATTGTAGGGGGCGGTCCTGTCGGCCTCTTTGCTGCCTTTTACGCTCACCTACGCCAAGCTAAAGTCCAAATCATCGACTCTCTTCCCCAACTCGGTGGGCAGCCTGCCATCCTCTATCCTGAAAAGCAAATCCTTGATGTGCCAGGTTTCCCAAATCTAACTGGAGAGGAATTAACCAATCGTTTGCTTGAGCAGCTAGATGGCTTTGACACACCTGTTCACCTCAACGAAACGGTTCTTGAGATTGAGAAACAAGATGAAGGATTTAGCATCACAACCAACAAGGGAAGTCACCTGACTAAAACCGTCATCATTGCTATGGGGGGTGGTGCCTTTAAACCACGTCCACTCGAATTAGACGATGTTGAGGACTATGAAAATATCCACTACCACGTTTCCAATATCCAGCAATACGCTGATAAGAAAGTGACCATCCTTGGTGGAGGGGACTCAGCAGTTGACTGGGCATTGGCTTTTGAAAAAATTGCCCCAACTACTCTCGTTCACCGTCGAGATAACTTCCGCGCCTTGGAACACAGTGTGCAAGCCCTGCAAGAATCATCTGTGACTATCAAGACACCATTTGTTCCTAGCCAACTCCTTGGAGATGGAAAAACACTCGATAAACTGGAAATTACAAAAGTCAAATCTGATGAAACCGAAACAATTGACTTAGATCACCTCTTTGTCAACTACGGCTTCAAGTCTTCTGTCGGAAATCTTAAAAACTGGGGACTGGAGCTCAACCGACACAAGATTATCGTCAATAGCAAGCAAGAATCCAGCCAAGCGGGTATTTACGCTATCGGAGACTGCTGCTACTATGAAGGTAAAATTGATTTGATCGCGACAGGACTGGGTGAAGCTCCAACCGCCGTCAATAATGCTATCAACTACATCGACCCTGACCAAAAAGTACAACCCAAACACTCAACCAGTTTATAAGAAAAGAACCACGGATCAATGATTCGTGGTTTTAAACTTCCTATATTTGCTCCTCCAACACTTTCTCGTATTCTTTATTTTTGCTATCTATGGTCTCAATAACTTTTGAGGCAAACTTGCCCTTCATAGAGACATCTATTTTTTTATTTACCGCGTTTAGACTTTCTTGGATACTATTAATGGTCAAACGAGTATTTTTCTTAGCTTCTTGCTCGATTTGATTAATTTCATACTTTTTAGCAGGAGCCAATATCTGCCTAACAAATAAACGCTCAATTTCTTTTTCTATTTCACGAAAACTATCATCCACACCAGAGACGAAATCAAATATATAATTAAATAAATCCATCCGCGTTACTCTCTTTTATCTTGTATATGTCTTTGTTTAGCCAGAATTTGAGTTAGTTCTTCATCAAGCTCACGGTATTCACGACTATATTTCTGTTTAGCATTGCTTTCTTCTGTTTCTAGCTGATCAAGTCTTTTTCTATATGCTAAATCCATTTGCTGACTAAAGTCTGTAGCCAGTTGATTCAGCTGATAGTGTAGCATAGAAGTGTCTCCTTCTATCTGACTCAGCATATGACTTGCTACTGTATGCTTTTCCTCAAGCATCCGATGCAAATCATTCAATCTATAATCACTCTCTTCCTTTGCATTCTCTATCTTTTTACGTGAGTGATAATAGTCTTCCTCCAATTCTTCTAATTGCCGTCTCTTTTTCCAAATCTCTTGGTCTATCATGTCAATTTTTTCCATTGTCTAAATTTTTCAGCAAACTCCTTATCTGTTTCTAATTTCTTTTGAATACCTTTCTTGGTCTGAGTTTCTAAATCTATACAGTCTTTTTCCAATTGAGACACCTTATCAACAACTGGATCTAATAGTTTCTCAATAACCCCGATAGTCGTTTCATAGGTAGCTCCTCCTTCAATATATGCATTTTCCATCTCTGATGGACTAAGGATAAAGCCCCAAGGAACTTGTCTACGGGAAGCAAATACTTTTCTTGCATCTTCTACTGCTTCATCTCTTATACTTTTGATGATACTTTTTCCCTCTGTAGACATTAGACTGATGCTCGCTGCTGCAATACCTGCTTGCTCCGAATCTAGGAACAATTGCTCTTCCTTTGTATAACCACCTTCTGATAGTTTCTCCTTGAGTAGTGTATAGTTATCCATCTGGAGTAAATAGTCATTATAAATGACCGTACTGGTGTTTGACAGTATTTTGATCTTCCCATTTTTATCCAGCTGGTAGCCATAAGTCATGTGTTGGTTCACAAAGTCTTCTTTTGTACTATCCACATAATAAACCAAGCCAACCGATCCGATACTTCCCTTAACCATATCCCTACCAACCATACTGATAGGATCATCTGGGTCAGCATAGTTATGGATCCTCGTCTTAATAGAGTCTACAACTTTCCTTTGTTCAGGGCTTAGTATCCTATAGATATCTGGGCCGTTATAGATATAAGCCTTTTGGATACGTTTGACTTGATCTGCCTGTAGGGCAGCCATAGAATACTGAGCATCCATAGAACCTAGTGAATGTCCATAGACATTAATCTTGGCATTGGGATATTTTCCCATGATGTCTTTTAATGCTCTTGCAGAAGCCTTTAGCTGTTCGGTAGACTTGTCTTGATAGCTAAGATCTTTTTGCAACATAATTCTCTTGGCTATAACTGCATCGTTTTCTGCCCAGTCATTCCAG
This window contains:
- the cdaA gene encoding diadenylate cyclase CdaA, encoding MNFQQLSNWQYWTSLFSSPWTIVINLIDILIVTYILYHFTKAIAGTKIMILVRGVLVFILAQILSNMIGLTTISWLINQIITYGVIAAVVIFSPEIRTGLERLGRATDFFSNAPISAEEQMVRAFVKSVEYMSPRKIGALVVVQRVRTLQEYISTGIPLDAKISAELLINIFIPNTPLHDGAVIIREDRIAVTSAYLPLTENTEISKEFGTRHRAAIGLSEVSDALTFVVSEETGGISITYNGVFKHDLTLEEFESELRRILLPASEEKHGLKERLLGGLKHEKK
- a CDS encoding CdaR family protein, producing MRKNSLYIISSFFFACILFIYATSTNYQNNNSARQVRTETYTNTVLNVPIDIQYDSDQYFISGFTSEVTVFLTGSNRVALASEMQESTRKFKVKADLTNASVGTIEVPLTIENLPSGLTAVATPQKITVKVGKKAKRDNVIVVPEIDPSQIDSRVKIDTVTVSDEKVTVISDEETLSRVDRVIAILPTSERITGNYSASVPLQAVDKNGNVLPSVIMPFDTTMKITTKTASSSSSSSSTTSSTGTSASSSSSTSSETKPDSSKQE
- a CDS encoding Mbeg1-like protein, translating into MRKYVNDSNLQIAMTEYNDNSINREVKDQYDQSVGTVTQVYNNTTGAGEQVYAVVKNPNEKADKVQEVTVLFRGSTGPDHFWEETADFWNDWAENDAVIAKRIMLQKDLSYQDKSTEQLKASARALKDIMGKYPNAKINVYGHSLGSMDAQYSMAALQADQVKRIQKAYIYNGPDIYRILSPEQRKVVDSIKTRIHNYADPDDPISMVGRDMVKGSIGSVGLVYYVDSTKEDFVNQHMTYGYQLDKNGKIKILSNTSTVIYNDYLLQMDNYTLLKEKLSEGGYTKEEQLFLDSEQAGIAAASISLMSTEGKSIIKSIRDEAVEDARKVFASRRQVPWGFILSPSEMENAYIEGGATYETTIGVIEKLLDPVVDKVSQLEKDCIDLETQTKKGIQKKLETDKEFAEKFRQWKKLT
- a CDS encoding NAD(P)/FAD-dependent oxidoreductase, with the protein product MSQLYDITIVGGGPVGLFAAFYAHLRQAKVQIIDSLPQLGGQPAILYPEKQILDVPGFPNLTGEELTNRLLEQLDGFDTPVHLNETVLEIEKQDEGFSITTNKGSHLTKTVIIAMGGGAFKPRPLELDDVEDYENIHYHVSNIQQYADKKVTILGGGDSAVDWALAFEKIAPTTLVHRRDNFRALEHSVQALQESSVTIKTPFVPSQLLGDGKTLDKLEITKVKSDETETIDLDHLFVNYGFKSSVGNLKNWGLELNRHKIIVNSKQESSQAGIYAIGDCCYYEGKIDLIATGLGEAPTAVNNAINYIDPDQKVQPKHSTSL